One Pirellulales bacterium DNA segment encodes these proteins:
- a CDS encoding PEP-CTERM sorting domain-containing protein (PEP-CTERM proteins occur, often in large numbers, in the proteomes of bacteria that also encode an exosortase, a predicted intramembrane cysteine proteinase. The presence of a PEP-CTERM domain at a protein's C-terminus predicts cleavage within the sorting domain, followed by covalent anchoring to some some component of the (usually Gram-negative) cell surface. Many PEP-CTERM proteins exhibit an unusual sequence composition that includes large numbers of potential glycosylation sites. Expression of one such protein has been shown restore the ability of a bacterium to form floc, a type of biofilm.) → MNHTTFRSCWVAAWVFCCALVVSPAWGTILLFDNDPDFTNFGILPVNYGDNVNALTMGTFNYGLGKGFTPNIALDYRTLDIAGGNSATLNNYLTTWTTGYNELIGVAYPTEPTSTGEIAFVPEPGYAVRLNSFQVGNWSFFAKNQHARLYDEDYNLLQTYPLALPGSGSGSSVLVTPNYTHGGKLILQFGLDWNVGIDNVNFDQIVIPEPSVVAGLVVLVIFASYCRLRRMT, encoded by the coding sequence ATGAACCACACCACATTTCGTTCTTGCTGGGTCGCGGCTTGGGTTTTTTGCTGCGCGCTGGTCGTTAGCCCGGCTTGGGGCACCATTTTACTTTTTGACAATGACCCGGATTTTACTAATTTTGGCATCCTCCCCGTCAACTACGGCGACAATGTCAACGCCTTGACCATGGGCACCTTTAACTATGGCCTGGGGAAAGGATTTACCCCCAATATTGCCTTGGATTACCGCACCCTGGATATCGCAGGCGGAAACAGCGCCACCCTCAATAACTACCTGACCACCTGGACGACAGGCTACAACGAGTTGATCGGCGTCGCGTATCCAACCGAGCCAACCAGTACTGGTGAAATCGCTTTTGTGCCCGAGCCTGGCTATGCCGTGCGACTCAATAGCTTTCAAGTGGGAAATTGGAGCTTTTTTGCTAAAAATCAGCACGCACGCTTATATGACGAGGATTACAACTTACTACAGACCTACCCGCTAGCGCTGCCTGGAAGCGGCAGCGGCTCGTCTGTCTTGGTAACCCCCAACTACACCCACGGGGGTAAATTAATCTTGCAATTTGGCTTGGACTGGAATGTGGGCATTGACAATGTGAATTTTGACCAGATTGTGATCCCTGAACCGAGTGTGGTGGCGGGTTTGGTGGTCCTGGTAATCTTTGCCAGCTACTGCCGTTTGCGACGAATGACCTGA